GATGCATGAAAATTTAAATAGTTTAAAAACCTTGGGGTTAGAGAGGAGGGAGTTTAAGTGAAGAGAGTTTTAGTTTCAGTAATTCTCATGTCCATCTTCCTGGGGTATGTATATGCATCTTACCCCCAATATGATTTAATAATTGTAAGGAACGATGACATAATAGATTACTTGATAGCTCTTCCATATTCCCACTTAATAAATGTTCCAATTCTGCCAGTAAATCCTAAGAAGTTAGATAAGGTAACGAAAGCTCAGCTATACTCATATATCCAACTTGGCAGAAATAAAATCCTTATCGTTGGAAGTGCAAATGCAGTGAGCATAAATATTGAGAATGAGCTCAAGAATATGGGATTTGAAGTTGTAAGAATTGGCGGGGCAGATAGAGCGGAGACAGCAGAAAAACTGGCCTTACATTTCTACCCAAATGGGAGCAAAGTTGTTGTGCTTGCTAGTGCTTGGGACTATGGGTCTACACTAGCAGCTGCAAAATTCGCCATGGAGTATAAGTATCCTCTGTTGTTAACATGGGAGAATCAACTTTCTCCCGTAGCGTTGGCTGGAATAAAGAGTCTTCATCCGAATATGGTCATTCTGGTTGGTCTCGGTTTAAATGAAACAATTGAGAAGACCTTGGAGGGGATGGGATATGAAACTTATTGGATTGGGAGAGATATAGAGCCACTTCCCATAGAAACTAACACTACCACAACTCCACCGCCATCTGGTAAGGGGGCTGGCTTATCTTTCATAATGGGGATGTTGGTTGCATTCCTCATCATGGGTCCATTTATAGTTTATTTAAATAAGAAGCGGGCTGAAAGAAAACAGGAGTTGTTTGAATCATTAAACGAAAAAGAAATCGTTGTTTTAAAGGCAATCGTTGAAAATGGGGGAGAGATAAAGCAGGAAGAATTGCCGGAGATAGTGGGTTACTCCAGACCGACCATTAGCAGGATTATTCAAAGCCTCGAGAAGAAAGGCATTGTAGTTAGGGAAAAGAGCGGGAAAACATTTATAGTTAGGGTACTAAAGAAGGTAAAGTTTGATTAGGCTGTCAACAGCCATATACCCGGAACTATCAATCCTAAACTTACCCATATTTTCCAGTTTGGAGGTTCTTTAAGGAGAAGAATTGCGAGTAGTGTTGATATTATTGGATTTATAGCGGTGATTGGGGTTGCTATTTGAGACCCTAGCATGGCCACAGAAGATACGAACGTGTACTGGGCAATGACAAGTCCAAGCATGCCTGCAGTTGATATTATTGCCATTTCCGTGGGGGTAACTTTTCTAATTTCGGGGAAAATTCTTATAGAGGTAGCAGTCAGGCCGAGAGTTGCGTATATTATCCTTAATCCAGCCAAGGTAAGAGAAGAAATCTTATTTGAGAGCCAGTCCATTAGGGCTATGGCAATACTCCAGGATATCGGCGTTAGGAAGGCATACAAAATCCCTTTTGGATCGGCATGTTCCTCAACTTCGGTCTGCCTTACGATAATTATTCCGAAAACTATCATTAATGCACCAATGATTATCCTTGGGGTTATCTCTCTTCCTAAGAATATGTACGCCCACACTAACGTCCAAAGGGGATAAGTGGATGTTATTGGAACCGTTCTTGATACTCCTAATGACTTAAGAGCAGAAAAGTAGAAATAATCTCCTATAACAAATCCAAATTGAGCCGAGATGAAAGCTATAATGTGATATCTCAGTGGCATCCTTCCTATTTCCTGGAAATTGCCCCCAATTGTGAAAATAATGAGGTAAATCAGAGAAGAGGACAGTAACCTTATTTGATTGGCAATTATTGGAGTTTTATCCCTTAAGCCAATTTTAATTAATACTGAAGCTGTTCCCCAGCAAAAGGCCGAAATCAGGGCAAACAATACTCCAAGTATCATGATGGGCATTATACCACTTAACTTAAAAACTTAACGTTTCGATGAAAAATTCAATGAGAGAAAAATTATAAATTTTTGAAAATGAAAGGTAATAGGAGGTTTTTAGACATGACAAGGATAGTCTCAATAGTTTCGGGCAAGGGAGGGACTGGGAAGACCACCGTAACTGCTAATCTATCTGTGGCTCTTGGAGAGAGAGGAAAAAAAGTGCTTGCGGTTGATGGCGACTTAACGATGGCAAACCTTAGTTTAGTTCTCGGGGTTGATGATGCTGACGTTACACTTCATGACGTATTGGCGGGAGAAGCGAAAATAGAAGATGCAATTTACATGACGCAATTTGAAAACGTCTACGTTCTTCCTGGGGCCGTTGACTGGGAGCATGTAATAAAAGCCGACCCAAGAAAGTTGCCCGATGTAATAAAATCCCTTAAGGGGCAGTATGACTTTATCCTAATAGACTGTCCCGCTGGACTGCAGCTAGATGCAATGAGCGCGATGCTGAGTGGTGAAGAGGCACTGCTCGTCACGAATCCCGAAATATCGTGCCTTACCGATACGATGAAAGTCGGGATAGTCCTAAAAAAGGCGGGGCTTGCAATCTTAGGGTTCGTTCTTAACAGGTATGGGAGAACCGAGAAGGACATACCTCCAGAGGCCGCGGAAGAGGTTATGGAAGTTCCCCTACTGGCTATCATACCAGAAGATCCCGCCATTAGGGAAGGAACCCTAGAAGGAATCCCTGCTGTAAAGTACAAGCCCGAAAGCGAGGGGGCAAAGGCCTTCGTTAAGCTCGCCGAGGAAGTTGACAAGCTCGCCGGAATAAAGGCCAGGATAATGTACTAAAACTTTTTAGGCTCACCTAATTTTAGTCAACTTGGGAGGAGCCATGATAATAGCGTTCATGGGAACGGCGGGAAGTGGAAAAACGGCGCTAACAGGAGCTTTTGGTAAGTACCTAGAGGAGAATCATAGAGTCGCGTACGTCAACTTGGACACTGGAGTAAAAACCCTTCCCTACAAACCAGATCT
This window of the Pyrococcus kukulkanii genome carries:
- a CDS encoding cell wall-binding repeat-containing protein, which codes for MSIFLGYVYASYPQYDLIIVRNDDIIDYLIALPYSHLINVPILPVNPKKLDKVTKAQLYSYIQLGRNKILIVGSANAVSINIENELKNMGFEVVRIGGADRAETAEKLALHFYPNGSKVVVLASAWDYGSTLAAAKFAMEYKYPLLLTWENQLSPVALAGIKSLHPNMVILVGLGLNETIEKTLEGMGYETYWIGRDIEPLPIETNTTTTPPPSGKGAGLSFIMGMLVAFLIMGPFIVYLNKKRAERKQELFESLNEKEIVVLKAIVENGGEIKQEELPEIVGYSRPTISRIIQSLEKKGIVVREKSGKTFIVRVLKKVKFD
- a CDS encoding DMT family transporter; this encodes MILGVLFALISAFCWGTASVLIKIGLRDKTPIIANQIRLLSSSLIYLIIFTIGGNFQEIGRMPLRYHIIAFISAQFGFVIGDYFYFSALKSLGVSRTVPITSTYPLWTLVWAYIFLGREITPRIIIGALMIVFGIIIVRQTEVEEHADPKGILYAFLTPISWSIAIALMDWLSNKISSLTLAGLRIIYATLGLTATSIRIFPEIRKVTPTEMAIISTAGMLGLVIAQYTFVSSVAMLGSQIATPITAINPIISTLLAILLLKEPPNWKIWVSLGLIVPGIWLLTA
- the minD gene encoding cell division ATPase MinD; this translates as MTRIVSIVSGKGGTGKTTVTANLSVALGERGKKVLAVDGDLTMANLSLVLGVDDADVTLHDVLAGEAKIEDAIYMTQFENVYVLPGAVDWEHVIKADPRKLPDVIKSLKGQYDFILIDCPAGLQLDAMSAMLSGEEALLVTNPEISCLTDTMKVGIVLKKAGLAILGFVLNRYGRTEKDIPPEAAEEVMEVPLLAIIPEDPAIREGTLEGIPAVKYKPESEGAKAFVKLAEEVDKLAGIKARIMY